aataatatagatacaCATCCTTTACtgttatttaatttattaaaagctATAGTTTTAGATGCACATAATTTAACTGGTCCTTTTGGATGAAGTTTAGATTTTCTTACCCAAGCAGCTATCGTTGTTGATTTCATTTGCAAAAATGCTCCATCTCCATATCCTGATAATTTATAATCTGCTAATGGTAAATATTCATATGTTTCTTGATTTATCTCTTTTAAATACATAGATAAACATTCAATTATACTATCTGAAATTGATTCTTGTAAACATATGacatatatatcataatatggtGATATccaatatgaaaatatttcagTTTCTTGtgaattataattttgtaaattatttattttttttccagatattttattacaatttttaatacttgtttctattcctattgtttttcttttattcGAATTGTCAACAGATATGTTTGCTGTGTTTGACATATTCTTTTTAGGATATACTTGTTTATTTGGTGTATATATGCAATAATCGCTActttttttaccatttttttccCCATTTTTTTCCCCATTTTTATTGGCCAACTTGAAATTGGCAAGATCGTCACAATATTcactatcattatttttattcctttttatAGTTGGGTCAATATAAATTAGCGGAGTTATAGATCTCATAGTATATCTATCATCTAGTTTCATTGAATATAAtgtatctttattattttcatttaaataatttgttgtatatctttttttttcatattcataTCCTTTTGTAAAATCTGAATATTCACAATTCCATGTTCCAACATAAATACTTATTGggacattttttataatgtttatattttcgCTACTAATTAATTGCTGTCTAtttgtaaaataattataaccCATTACAGTTTttctatcatttttttttttttttttttcattatttcgaatacatattttatctttattattatatttaatatttcctTTAGTATCAAAAATGGACACATTttcaatttcatttttttgatattttttatttattaaagattcttttttttcatttttatcataattgtTTTCATTTCTTTCTTTTATACTATCCATAAAAATTCTATTACTTTTTATATGTCCATGTGATTCACTTCTActtctatatttatttaatggaAATTTTTTTACGACACTATTTTGCAAACTTACATTTTTACAATTGTTTGGAATGCAACTAAAAAtgtttgtattatttttttctttcatattgaaaattattttatttttttcattttcaacTTGATCATTATTTTCGTTTTGGTTatctttcatatttttccaaTTATCAAAACATACACTGTAAATTTTCCTCTTTTTTGCCTCTTTTTTTGCCTCTTTTTTGggcctttttttttttttcttttttttccacTTCCCTATTTATGTAACCATATCAAAAGGAGGGTTTGCTTTTATTCTGTTTAAAGTCTACAAAACTTTTacaaatttttcaaaatttttcacaatttttcacaaatttttcaaaattttcgCATAAAATGTGCTCACAATTATAAGGCTTAAAGAAATGCAGATTAATTCTATTCCGCTATTTACAAAaagttaaaataaaattgcattatgtatgtatacacatatatatatacacatatatatacacacatatatatacatatattatgtttattatttatttgtttaagCAAGAAACAAGAGcaaagatataaaaataaaattataaaaaaaatgataaaatcattttaaaacataagcagtgaaaataaataaattatactgaataaaaaaatatataaaatacaatGTTCCAAGCATgttgtaaaaaaatgaataagaaatttaaaaaaagaaatatatgatattGAAAACCACATCatgtgaaaataataatttgagttttattttaaaataaaaaaatcccGATATTTAAATAcgtgtaaaaaaattattttttcatttatgaTAACACCCACCTTTAATTGTTTATGACTGTTTCATTTTGCTTTtgctttgttttttttttataaaaatagaaagGTAAATATTGTCTAATTTTTAATTacgaaaataaaacatttcaCACATGTAgaattgtatatttatttatacatgttacaattcataatgaaaaaataaaaataaaaataaaataaaaacaaaataaaataaagcaaAACAAAGTAAAACAAGTCTGGGTTTGCatattttcactttttttcactttattttattttttaccaaCTAATACATATTAAAAGTGTGAATTTAACAAAAGAGAATATATTTGTCTGGTTTTAAGGATAACGAATTTTATAGTGATATTAAAaggttatttatatgtaccgtattaatatatttttttttttttttttttttttagaatattttgaatttattGTCTTTtctacatataatataaatacttGTAAAGAAAATATGTGTAGAATTTTCAtcttataatttaataaataacatattttatattttccatatttatatgttatgcATGTATTTATGTGTGTGTATACTAGCATGTGTATACTAGCATGTGTATACTAGCATGTATATACTAGCatgtatatacatgtatatataaagattTGTTAATAGAGCAAGGGAGCTACCAAAATGTATAACTTTACctacatttttaaaacacCTTTTTAGcaaaaatagcaaaaataacaaaaatagaaagatagaaaaaatagcaaaaatagcaaaaataacaaaaaaggAGGGAAACAAGTCAAACTCATATACCtgttacatatattttatttctgttttcaaaaaaaaaaaaatactaagcatattcaaaattttaaccctaattaatttatattaaaaaaaaacaaaaaaaaaacaaaaaaaaaacaaaaaaaaaacaaaaaaacatactatatattatagtATGCCTATTTGATATGTATTGAAAATGAGATAAAATAatctacatataaatatgcgATTCATGTGTATATGAGTGgtaagtaaaaatatatattattttgtataacTTTGGAAAAGAAGGAATaaccaaataaataaaatttaaaaaatattgtgaCTTAAAAAAGTAAACTTGTTTAATTgtttattatcataaaaatgatttttatttaattattagtgtcaaatagttatatattatattacctattttaattttatattatacattttattttttatattttttattttttttttctgaaacGGTCTATTTAAAGGtatatgcaaaaaaataaacatttttaacatttatataatttaaaaaaaaaacttcgTAACTTATCGGCATCAGCTTGAATGTCACaccaaatttataatttaaccataaatttataaataaaaaatgtggaaaaaaataaaataaaaaatgtgaaaaaaaataaaatgatgaAATGGCAAAATAACAATGGTTATGAAGGTTGTGTATATATAGAGAATATCAAAATGTATTggcaaataaaataaaatagaataaattattttatattttttatgggAACAAATTAGTCTActtgattatatatatatatcatatttatttatatgactTTCAATTTGATACTTCCCATTTTGTATCCAATTTTAAGTCAAATTTATTGCCACACAAATAGTGGATATGcgaatatatttgttatccagttttttatttttatttccaaagattaaatatttaacaaaCAATAATTATTcaagaaaaaaatttactAGCTATAGTAAAATGATATATAAGTTTGATTTTGAAGTTTTCGGAAAGGTTCAAggtttgaaaaaaataaaaaataaaaaaataataaaaaaaataaaaaaaataaaaaataaataaatagtatAGAAATAGTATAGAAATAGTATAGAAATAGTGTAGAAATAGTGTAGAAATAGTGTAGAAATTCGAAAAGAGGAATATAGACAATGCCCATATTAtatcaatattttattttctcttttaaataaaaaaatatttaattagaaatatattatgatcaaaagattaattttttttttatataatttatttctaaCTATCcatgtttttaaaaatgtatattatatatttatttttaatatatatgcacacataaaaataatatgaaaaataattatatttttttttaggtgtattttttagaaaatatacAAAACTAGAAGCTGatatgttaaatataaaaggGTATGTACAAAATACCAATAAAAATACAGTAATAGGAACTGCCGAaagtgaaaataaagaattattAGATAgattcaaaatttttttgaCAAATAAAGGTAGCCCTTTATCACGAATTGATAAGTGTTTAATAACAGATGAAAAAACTATTGATACATATTCaactaataatttttatataaagagataataagttttacctTTTTATTTTGCATTGCCATAATTTAGTTGTAGACATAATAACTGTGGCAAAAGTGGGCATGTAGCAAAGTAGGTATATAGCAAAAGTGGGCATTAACAAAAGTGGGTATATAGTTTCCGTTTCCGTTTTGTGCTTAGAACACTTTTGGTAAGCTTGGTTAACCTATGCTTATTTTtgaaacaaaatgaaaaaaaaaaaaaagtctAACGTTGAAAACTTGGAAAAAACGTTAAGAAAACGGGGTGGTAAAATTAAGacaatttatgaaaaatgtGATGATAACGAACTTAAAGATATtatagataataaaatagaataTATATGGAATTATATTCTTAAGATTGATAACAAAATAAGTGATGATAAAATGTTAGAAGAAGAAAtgaaacataaaataaaaaaaaaaatcagttttaaaaaaatagataactatgatgaaattatatattataataaaaatttggaaaatCTAATAAACATTcagaaaattcaaaaaacTTTACaccattttaatattaacataaatattgaagatattataaatatgattttatattttactaataataaatattttaaagaaaatatagaaaaaaatatatattttgaagattatcttgataaaaaaaaaacggaaAATAAATTCTCTTCAattgatattaataatttatatataaattatgatatgtttaaatatatttttttaaatatagatCTTAACATAGCAAGTAATGGAAACATTtggtgaaataaaaaaaaaaaaaaaaaaaattaaatcttttattttaacatttttctttataaaaaaagtggcttatatatacattgttTTATAAGATTaaattttactttttttttttttccaatgtAACAAggaatatatatcattaattacaaaattaagaaattattatcatatttttcttttatttttaataataaaatgaacatattatatatttattttcctgtctaaaatattttaaaaaatttgttaTGTGACCATTTATCAAGTTTTACATTAAATAAACTAATAAGGACGTTTCCCTTTTTCTCTTTTGTTTTTCTCTTTTGTTTTTCTCTTTtgtttttctcttttttttttctcttttgtttttctcttttttttttctctttttttttctctttttttttttttttttttttttaccaaaTAACATGTTCATACAAAATATGTACTAgtgttaaaattaaatataaaaaaaaacttttgGTAGGTTGAAATGTTAATGtagatttttttaaaaaacaaagaaaaaatgtattaatacGAGAAAGAggaattatataaaatatttaagtcgtctatgtttaatattttgtaacTTTATTAacagttttattttaaaaattgatatatttattttttttattttgttttgatATAATTTACCTCAATTAGGACATATTTATTAGCTACTATATGAATTTTCATATGtgcttatatatatttgttcatttaatttttattcttactATTTTGCACACATGTGATATAAAATAAGTTTTTCTTCTTCAATTTTTTAAGCTATTTTGTGTTGGAATTGTGAAAATACTTGGGGGTCAGGATATTTATTCAGTATGCAATTATTACATGTACAGGTCATAATATTTTGgattatatataacattgaaATGTgaaatattacatatatatatatatatatatatatatatatttttgcacaatttatatatgcGTATTTTGCGTccctttaaatatatgtttatggAAATTGTTTGTTAACATTTGGGTGTTActcttttttaatatatctcTGTCATAGTTTATTTCAAATGCTTTTTGggaattttaaaaattattatgatatataatattatatgcgtatataatatatatacatatatatatatatatttatttattatttttttttttttttttcattcgaGAGTAGCGCCAAGTTAACGTCATAATTTCGCTCCTTCtcatgtatatatgtttttatgttatattatgCTATATTACATTGCCTGTatttattatgatataaaaatCTGTTTAGCATTATGGTTTATTTAGTACAATATTTcgtttaaatttatttaggGGTTTTGTTGTGTTTAATTTTATActatttgcattttttttgaattagtAATTTGTAAAAtactaaaatatattactcaagttatttttgaaatgttccaaattgttaataaattatataaaaaaaaaaaattaacatattatgaacatttttaattttgttcataaaaattatgttaaAACATAGAACAAGGATAAGACTAAGACGGCTATGTGGATACAAACTAATAAATACAGAAAGTAGAAGaagaatataaatgaaataaatatatctccctgaatatatatatatatatatatatatatatatatatatataaggatataagaaaaaatagaTGATTAAATTAGCATTGAAATGAAATTAGTATAAATGCACACAattaatggaaaaaatgaggtataaatatgaACCATTTTTGGGGGATGATATAGGAGAGACAGATTTGATAAATAACCAAGGAAATGatgataaagaaataaaagagtcgaatttaaataatatatatagtaaaataataaaaattagaaaagaattagaaaaaaattataatttattttattcatataatttaattattagtAGTAATGATAAGCAAGAAAATATGAAcagttcatataataattacaaTAACATGTACaataagaataataatatactaCCTAGCAATAATACAACAccaaataatataacattaaataaaataaatgcatTAACAAATTCTTTTTATGTAAATGTAGAAACCTTAAAAAATACttttgaatttataaatattaataacaGAGAAATTTTGAATagcaaaaatataatttgggAAAAAAGAATTGAAACATTAAATAGCGAAGCAAATGCTTATATAAAAACTTTggacaatatatataaaacaaatttaagAAAACAAGAGCAAataagaaataataatagcaatGGAAATTTAGGATATtcacataataaaaaaaaaaaaaaattcgaaaatgatgataatacaattagctatttaaataaagaaagagAAATTTTGAAAGAcgttgaaaataatttaaatatatttcatgtTCAGGGTCTTAATACCTTAGATATGTTaagaaaacaaaataaatttttaaaagggGTTCGAAAAAAAGTTATTgatatgtataattatattgGATTATCTTCATCTTTAATTAgtactataaaaaaaacagataAACAAAACTTAATTATTGTAATTGTTGGAATTATTTTATCctcgatttttttttatgttttatattcttaTTTCAAGCGATAATGCACACGTTTATCACACGTTTACCACACGTTTATCACACGTTTACCACACGTTTATCACacttttatgttttttttatattttccagtaatacattataattaATACTCTTTTTTTAAGTGGAAAATATTATGTTTGTTTCTCAGTTATGATTATTTTGCAATTGTGATGGCACCTTTCATATCACTGTCCAACTTGCAACGTTATTTTGTACTGTTTTGTactgtttcatttttttattttatttcatttttttatttttttatttttttgttttttttatgatagtGGCATAGCTTGCCAAaccttttcctttttttcagtaaaattttttcatatataaaatttataaccaaactttatttatgataataaaaatttatcacCTTAGTCTCTTGGCTTTATATACTAAGCCCGAAATATATCTATCCACTACAtccctctttttttttttttttttttttttttttttttcatatcaAACGgcacaaaaaaatgattaaaaaataagtataaaacaaaagaatatataattatttaaatttgagTATTACGATTTTTTCAAtcttcgaaaaaaaaaaatagccaGTTTTATATGCAAACTGAAAGATATTTTGGGAAAATgtaaagtaaaaaaaaaaaaaaaaaaaaaaaaaaattattataaggAAAGGGCTTAGTATGTTTGCAAATGGAAACGGGGGTCAATATTAGCAGCAGTGATACAAAAATAGAGGGAAAAGAAAATGAGGGAAAAGAAAATGAGGGAAAAGAAAATGAGGGAAAAGAAAATGAGGGAAAAGCAAACGAAGTAAAGAACAATGATGATGCTGATAAGTATGATAAGTACGATGACGATGGCGATAAAAAGATACCAAAGGAAATTCAAGAGCAAATTGTAGGGGTCCCAGAAAGTTGGGAATATGTAGAAAAGAGCAAGGGGTGGTTTATTATAGAAACTAATaagaattataaattttattttaataaaagaaCTAACGAAAAAACATGGAAATGTCCCAAAAAGATATCAGAATTAATTAACGaagaaaatttaaatgatgatgtagaaaataataataattatgaacaaaaagaaaatagtgaatatataaataaagaagatgaagaaatggaaaaaataataaaagattaTAAATCTTTgctaattgaaaaaaaaataaatgaattttgtaaatatgaaaatgttttaggaaatatattatatgataaTAGATTTTTAAAAGTACCCAAAGATTTAAGAAAagattatttttacaaattaataaaagaaatcAGACAAGACAAAAATGACCAACTCAAAATGTTAATTCAAAACTTtcaaaatttgttaaaaacgttggaaaataaattagataatatatatagtaataaaatagataacatatataataataaagatgaGGTAATAAATTTGCTCAAGGGGAAAAAAGAATATGAAGGAAATTATAGTACCAAATGGAAAAATAcaagaaataaattattagataactatttagaaaaattaataaaaaaaaaagaaactaAATTAGAAGAAGAATTTGAAAAAGATTTATGGGATTTTTTACAAACAGAAAATACAGGTGTATggtttaaaattaaaaatactttagttaaaaataaaaaatatgaattaatttctaatgaaaaaaaaaatatactttttGATACtattagtaaaaaaatattagaatCTCGAAAACGTAATAAAAGTCAAATAAATAAGAAACGTAATAGTGCCCAATTTGAGACCCATGGCCAAAATTGGGAAAGCGGTAAAAGCGGTAAGAGCGGTAAAAATTgcaaaaatgataaaaattgcaaaaatgataaaaattgcaaaaatgataaa
Above is a window of Plasmodium yoelii strain 17X genome assembly, chromosome: 9 DNA encoding:
- a CDS encoding protein transport protein BOS1, putative, with protein sequence MEKMRYKYEPFLGDDIGETDLINNQGNDDKEIKESNLNNIYSKIIKIRKELEKNYNLFYSYNLIISSNDKQENMNSSYNNYNNMYNKNNNILPSNNTTPNNITLNKINALTNSFYVNVETLKNTFEFININNREILNSKNIIWEKRIETLNSEANAYIKTLDNIYKTNLRKQEQIRNNNSNGNLGYSHNKKKKKFENDDNTISYLNKEREILKDVENNLNIFHVQGLNTLDMLRKQNKFLKGVRKKVIDMYNYIGLSSSLISTIKKTDKQNLIIVIVGIILSSIFFYVLYSYFKR
- a CDS encoding acylphosphatase, putative — encoded protein: MRIYLLSSFLFLFPKIKYLTNNNYSRKKFTSYSKMIYKFDFEVFGKVQGVFFRKYTKLEADMLNIKGYVQNTNKNTVIGTAESENKELLDRFKIFLTNKGSPLSRIDKCLITDEKTIDTYSTNNFYIKR
- a CDS encoding endonuclease/exonuclease/phosphatase family protein, putative produces the protein MKDNQNENNDQVENEKNKIIFNMKEKNNTNIFSCIPNNCKNVSLQNSVVKKFPLNKYRSRSESHGHIKSNRIFMDSIKERNENNYDKNEKKESLINKKYQKNEIENVSIFDTKGNIKYNNKDKICIRNNEKKKKKNDRKTVMGYNYFTNRQQLISSENINIIKNVPISIYVGTWNCEYSDFTKGYEYEKKRYTTNYLNENNKDTLYSMKLDDRYTMRSITPLIYIDPTIKRNKNNDSEYCDDLANFKLANKNGEKNGEKNGKKSSDYCIYTPNKQVYPKKNMSNTANISVDNSNKRKTIGIETSIKNCNKISGKKINNLQNYNSQETEIFSYWISPYYDIYVICLQESISDSIIECLSMYLKEINQETYEYLPLADYKLSGYGDGAFLQMKSTTIAAWVRKSKLHPKGPVKLCASKTIAFNKLNNSKGCVSILLNIYNQFILFIGCHMPAKDQELRQKSREFILSKLSEYFSNKATSNFKDVFHHVIWMGDFNFRVHGIQIEKVVHYLKTNNLKELLKYDEANSPYSYDLSISFQEQQINFLPTYKKNGNRPIIDRSDSNWVEKEYKLIHNIKWYKGGKQEPRIPSWTDRVFKWSCDKTQNCLTFVPNTYISPIPKEKCILMCSDHSPVSCCFQMYKMSNEEDIPSTKSIWKF